The following coding sequences lie in one Chloroflexota bacterium genomic window:
- the tsaD gene encoding tRNA (adenosine(37)-N6)-threonylcarbamoyltransferase complex transferase subunit TsaD, whose translation MTRILAIETSCDETAAAVVEDGRRVVSNVVASQIEIHARYGGVFPEVASRQHVLAIVPVAEQALQEAHLTPAEVDAIAVTRGPGLPGSLAVGINFAKGLALASGTPLIGINHLEGHIYGAWLYEGEEAPPPPAFPVLALLVSGGHTELVFMEDHLHYRRLGSTRDDAAGEAFDKVARLLGLGYPGGPAIQKAAENGDPAAFAFTRPWLKDTWDFSFSGLKTAVLRAVREIEAAGKPLPVAHLAASFQATVVDVLVGKTLKAAEALGARSIVVAGGVSANRLLRERITAESPVPVHIPPLRYCTDNAAMIAAAGYQRFTAGQRDGLDFDLMPRWAIA comes from the coding sequence ATGACCCGAATCCTGGCAATTGAAACCTCGTGCGATGAAACCGCCGCCGCGGTGGTGGAAGACGGCCGCCGTGTGGTGAGCAACGTCGTGGCCTCGCAAATCGAAATTCACGCCCGCTATGGCGGCGTGTTTCCCGAGGTGGCCTCGCGGCAACACGTGCTCGCCATCGTGCCCGTAGCCGAACAGGCCCTGCAGGAAGCCCACCTCACCCCCGCCGAGGTCGACGCCATCGCCGTCACTCGCGGCCCCGGCCTGCCCGGCTCGCTGGCCGTCGGCATCAACTTCGCCAAAGGGCTGGCGCTGGCTTCTGGCACCCCGCTGATCGGCATCAACCACCTGGAAGGCCATATCTACGGCGCATGGCTATACGAAGGCGAGGAGGCACCCCCACCGCCCGCCTTCCCCGTGCTGGCGCTGCTGGTTTCCGGCGGGCACACCGAACTCGTCTTCATGGAAGACCACCTGCACTACCGGCGGCTGGGCAGCACCCGCGACGATGCTGCGGGCGAAGCCTTCGACAAAGTCGCCCGCCTGTTAGGGCTGGGCTACCCCGGCGGCCCGGCCATCCAGAAAGCCGCCGAAAACGGCGACCCCGCCGCCTTCGCTTTCACCCGCCCCTGGCTGAAAGACACCTGGGATTTTTCCTTCAGCGGCCTGAAAACCGCGGTGCTGCGCGCCGTCCGGGAAATCGAAGCCGCAGGCAAGCCCTTGCCCGTGGCACACCTCGCCGCCAGTTTCCAGGCCACCGTGGTCGATGTGCTCGTCGGTAAAACGCTCAAAGCCGCCGAAGCCCTGGGGGCCAGGAGCATCGTGGTCGCCGGCGGCGTCTCGGCCAACCGCCTGCTGCGGGAACGCATCACCGCCGAATCTCCCGTGCCCGTGCACATCCCCCCGCTGCGCTACTGCACCGACAACGCCGCCATGATCGCCGCCGCGGGCTATCAGCGCTTCACCGCAGGGCAAAGGGATGGGCTGGATTTTGACTTGATGCCGCGATGGGCAATTGCGTGA